From the Manis javanica isolate MJ-LG chromosome 11, MJ_LKY, whole genome shotgun sequence genome, one window contains:
- the LYVE1 gene encoding lymphatic vessel endothelial hyaluronic acid receptor 1, whose protein sequence is MKWNSGAATYFQKSPSRLVIASVTASGHMRCLSGSEEVGTMAKCLSLVPLLASIWTTRLLVQGTLHVEELSISGPCRIMGVTLVSKKTTLQLNFTEADEACRLLQLTLASKNQVEEAWRFGFETCSYGWVEDKFLVIPRILPNPKCGKNGMGVLTWRNSLSLKFRAYCYNSSDAWINSCFPEIITKDPIFNSQTTIYTTEMVVSDSIYSASPPDAPSSSAPTLTSAPAPASTSTSRKRKLICVTEAFMETSTISIETESYTENKAAFKNEDVGFGGVPTALLVLALLFFAAAAGLAICYVKRYVKAFPFTNKNQQKEMIETKVVKEEKADDSNLNEESKKTDKKPEEPKSLPKTTVRCLEAEV, encoded by the exons ATGAAGTGGAACAGCGGGGCTGCAACATATTTCCAGAAGTCTCCATCCAGACTAGTGATTGCCTCTGTTACTGCCAGTGGCCATATGAGGTGTTTATCTGGGTCTGAAGAGGTTGGCACAATGGCCAAGTGCCTCAGCCTGGTGCCTCTTCTTGCCTCCATCTGGACCACAAGGCTTCTGGTCCAAGGCACTCTCCATGTAGAAG AGCTTTCAATCTCAGGGCCATGCAGAATTATGGGGGTCACACTTGTGAGCAAAAAGACAACCCTGCAGCTGAATTTCACAGAAGCTGATGAGGCCTGTAGGCTGCTGCAACTAACTTTGGCCAGCAAAAACCAGGTTGAAGAAGCATGGAGGTTTGGCTTTGAGACTTGCAG CTATGGATGGGTTGAAGATAAATTCTTGGTCATTCCTCGGATTCTCCCGAACCCCAAGTGTGGGAAGAATGGGATGGGTGTCTTGACTTGGAGAAATTCCCTCAGTTTAAAGTTCAGGGCCTATTGCTACAACTCATCTG ATGCTTGGATTAACTCATGCTTTCCAGAAATTATCACCAAAGATCCAATATTCAACAGTCAGACCACAATATACACAACTGAAATGGTTGTCAGTGACAGTATATACTCAGCATCACCTCCTGATGCACCTTCCTCTAGCGCACCTACTCTCACTTCTGCCCCTGCTCCAGCCTCCACTTCTacttcaaggaaaagaaagttaaTTTGTGTAACAGAAGCTTTTATGGAAACTAGCACCATATCTATAGAAACTGAATCATATACTGAAAATAAAGCAGCATTCAAGAATGAAGATGTTGGGTTTGGAG GTGTTCCCACGGCTCTGCTAGTACTCGCACTCCTCTTCTTTGCTGCTGCAGCTGGTCTTGCAATTTGCTATGTCAAAAG GTATGTGAAGGCCTTCCCTTTTACAAACAAGAATCAACAGAAGGAAATGATTGAAACCAAAGTAGTGAAGGAAGAGAAGGCTGATGACAGCAACCTTAATGAGGAATCaaagaaaactgataaaaagCCAGAAGAGCCCAAGAGCCTAcccaaaactacagtgagatgcCTGGAAGCTGAAGtttag